A genomic window from Luteolibacter sp. LG18 includes:
- a CDS encoding C39 family peptidase, translating into MRLRSWSVCALSILTISPAGAAVGDWRPLGDGKGEKIEVRFEGKADGVYLLRRRADGKLFEVKPDFLLPADQKAFDEAAGVLEQEISKINGTAGHKVFSGAPFEARQAGEIANALSLRQESATNDSKSWRLYAREDYRLFDARPYSVALYADGEGHATSLSIVFANKGDFGSKAGTGQDHFQGGTDATANTLEAAMKKDEAAIEKSISTALGAPVTQRFGEGKTRRQIKRWDWNGQSLLLSSEDGEYVSLQVVPLEFAAAGGKTGMTKGEIVRRHRKESVVRDPNGDVYVTQIPMVDQGPKGYCVPATFERALRTMGIDADMYLLAMVGETAAGGGTSVEKLLENVRRSVYSKGRRTKDEPVKELRIRDVKRYLDEGVPVMWTMKAVEDYAKAANDNTSARKGVSDWAAYATGIAAKAAEIAKKPKPDTNHHICMIIGYNEKTDELAVSDSWGPSFERRWVPVKVANWASSGGLFMILP; encoded by the coding sequence ATGCGACTCCGTTCATGGTCGGTTTGTGCCCTTTCGATTCTCACGATTTCCCCCGCCGGGGCCGCGGTCGGTGACTGGCGGCCCCTCGGCGATGGCAAGGGCGAGAAGATCGAGGTCCGCTTCGAAGGCAAGGCGGACGGCGTTTACCTGCTGCGCCGCCGGGCCGATGGGAAGCTGTTCGAGGTGAAGCCGGATTTCCTGCTGCCCGCCGACCAGAAGGCCTTCGACGAGGCCGCGGGCGTCCTCGAGCAGGAGATTTCCAAGATCAATGGCACCGCCGGCCACAAGGTCTTCAGCGGCGCACCGTTCGAGGCCCGCCAGGCCGGCGAGATCGCCAACGCGCTGTCGCTGCGCCAGGAATCCGCCACCAACGACAGCAAGAGCTGGCGGCTCTACGCGCGGGAGGATTACCGCTTGTTCGATGCCCGGCCGTATTCGGTGGCGCTCTATGCGGATGGCGAGGGCCACGCGACCAGCCTCTCGATCGTCTTCGCGAACAAGGGCGACTTCGGCAGCAAGGCGGGCACCGGCCAGGACCATTTCCAGGGCGGCACCGACGCCACCGCCAACACGCTGGAGGCGGCGATGAAGAAGGACGAGGCCGCGATCGAGAAATCCATTTCCACCGCCCTCGGCGCGCCGGTCACCCAGCGCTTCGGCGAGGGCAAGACCCGCCGCCAGATCAAGCGCTGGGACTGGAACGGCCAGTCGCTGCTGCTGTCCTCGGAGGACGGCGAATACGTGTCGCTGCAGGTCGTGCCGCTGGAGTTCGCCGCCGCGGGCGGGAAAACCGGCATGACCAAGGGCGAGATCGTTCGCAGGCACCGCAAGGAAAGCGTGGTCCGTGATCCGAACGGCGACGTCTATGTCACCCAGATCCCGATGGTCGACCAAGGGCCGAAGGGCTACTGCGTGCCTGCCACCTTTGAGCGCGCGCTGCGCACCATGGGCATCGATGCCGACATGTACCTCCTCGCCATGGTCGGCGAAACCGCCGCCGGCGGGGGCACCTCGGTGGAGAAGCTCCTCGAGAACGTCCGCCGCTCCGTCTATAGCAAGGGCCGCCGCACCAAGGACGAGCCGGTGAAGGAACTCCGCATCCGCGATGTGAAGCGCTACCTCGACGAGGGAGTGCCGGTGATGTGGACGATGAAGGCGGTGGAGGACTACGCGAAGGCCGCCAACGACAACACCTCCGCCCGCAAAGGGGTGAGCGATTGGGCCGCCTACGCCACCGGGATCGCCGCGAAGGCCGCCGAGATCGCGAAAAAGCCGAAGCCGGACACCAACCACCACATCTGCATGATCATCGGCTACAACGAGAAGACCGATGAACTGGCGGTGAGCGACTCCTGGGGCCCCAGCTTCGAGCGCCGCTGGGTGCCCGTGAAGGTTGCGAACTGGGCCAGCAGCGGCGGCCTCTTCATGATCCTCCCCTAG
- a CDS encoding type I restriction endonuclease subunit R: MITEDQLEQLAIQWFQDTGWNYVHGAVIAPEGVAAEREDFRAVVLKGRLAEAVRRLNPKLPESAVEEVVHVVTKPEHPSLVQNNRAFHRYLMDGVLVEFTNAQGEKEADHAQLVDFTRAKANDFLVVNQFTITGTKKPRRPDLVCFVNGLPLGLIELKNPADQQADVWKAFDQLQTYQAEISDLLVFNEALVVSDGMNARVGSLTASKEWFMPWRTISNENDKPHVEFELEKVVRGFFRPDLFLDYVRYFILFEQDGDGLIKKIAGYHQFHGVREAVRVTLIAAAGEDGTKAKEDRAAYGKEVVPGSKKAGVFWHTQGSGKSISMCCYAGKLLQQPEMNNPTLVVVTDRNDLDGQLYQQFCSAKDLLKQTPEQAESREQLREMLASRKSGGIIFTTIQKFSLEGAEDDHPVLCERTNVVVISDEAHRSQYGTKGRLDTKTGKYVYGYAKHMRDALPGASFIGFTGTPIEKADANTQETFGGYVSIYDIEDAKEDKATVPIYYESRLAKLDINREEIDRLNQDVEEVIEDEEDVSARESTKGKWAELAKLVGAKERVEEIAADLVEHYETRTSVLEGKAMVVAMSRDICVSLFDEITRLRPEWAGTKLTKDGKDIGWNPEDGAIRIVMTGTASDRPGLQDHVYSKGQKKRLAKRFKDAKDPLKLVIVRDMWLTGFDAPCCHTMYVDKPMAGHNLMQAIARVNRVFAGKEGGLVVDYIGIAAELKNALKTYTDAKGKGTPTLKAEKALEVLLEKLDVLRGLFHGFDYSKFEGTPAEVLALLPAAANHILGLGDKNEINGKKRFLDAMAAANVAYSLCSTLDGAKELKKELAFLSAISAVLRKFDGVDKKRSAEQKHSALKQILDNAVKAEDVQDIFKMAGLERPNIGLLSDAFLEDVRRMEKKNLAVELLERLLQGKIKAQTRTNLVQEKKYSDRLIEALRKYHNRMIESSQVIEEMIQMAKDMQEAMLRHEELGLNPDEEAFYDALADRPEVLLSMGDATLKKLASELTEKLRNSTTVDWQFRDSVRAKMRILIRQLLRKYKYPPEGCEEAIALVLKQAEALADDWTGN; this comes from the coding sequence ATGATCACCGAAGACCAACTCGAACAGCTCGCGATCCAGTGGTTCCAAGACACGGGCTGGAATTACGTCCATGGAGCGGTGATCGCGCCGGAAGGCGTGGCGGCGGAGCGGGAGGATTTCCGGGCGGTGGTCTTGAAGGGGCGCTTGGCGGAGGCGGTGCGGCGCTTGAACCCGAAGCTGCCGGAATCCGCGGTGGAGGAGGTGGTGCATGTGGTGACGAAGCCGGAGCATCCATCGCTGGTGCAGAACAACCGGGCCTTCCACCGCTATCTGATGGACGGGGTGCTGGTGGAGTTCACCAACGCGCAGGGGGAGAAGGAGGCGGATCATGCGCAGTTGGTCGATTTCACCCGGGCGAAGGCGAATGATTTCCTGGTGGTGAACCAGTTCACGATCACGGGGACGAAGAAGCCGCGGCGGCCGGATCTGGTGTGCTTCGTGAACGGGCTGCCGCTCGGCCTGATCGAGCTGAAGAATCCGGCGGACCAGCAGGCGGACGTGTGGAAGGCATTCGACCAACTCCAGACCTATCAGGCGGAGATTTCGGATCTGCTGGTGTTCAACGAGGCGCTGGTGGTGAGCGACGGGATGAACGCCCGGGTCGGATCGCTGACGGCGAGCAAGGAGTGGTTCATGCCGTGGCGGACGATCTCCAACGAGAACGACAAGCCGCACGTGGAATTCGAACTGGAAAAGGTGGTCCGCGGGTTTTTCCGGCCGGATCTGTTTCTGGACTACGTGCGGTATTTCATCCTCTTCGAGCAGGACGGGGACGGGCTGATCAAGAAGATCGCGGGCTATCACCAGTTCCACGGGGTGCGGGAGGCGGTGCGGGTGACCTTGATCGCCGCGGCGGGAGAGGATGGCACGAAAGCGAAGGAGGACCGGGCGGCCTATGGCAAGGAAGTGGTACCGGGATCGAAGAAGGCGGGCGTCTTCTGGCACACGCAAGGCAGCGGCAAGAGCATCTCGATGTGCTGCTACGCCGGGAAGCTGCTGCAACAACCGGAGATGAACAATCCGACGCTGGTGGTGGTGACGGATCGCAATGATCTGGATGGCCAGCTCTACCAACAGTTCTGCAGCGCGAAGGATCTGCTGAAGCAGACGCCGGAGCAGGCGGAGAGCCGCGAGCAGCTCCGCGAGATGCTGGCGTCCCGGAAGTCCGGCGGGATCATTTTCACGACGATCCAGAAGTTTTCTCTGGAGGGCGCGGAGGATGATCATCCGGTGCTGTGCGAGCGGACGAACGTGGTGGTGATCTCGGATGAGGCTCATCGCTCGCAATACGGGACGAAGGGCCGGCTGGACACCAAGACGGGGAAGTACGTTTACGGCTATGCGAAGCACATGCGGGATGCGCTGCCGGGTGCGTCGTTCATCGGCTTCACCGGTACGCCGATCGAGAAGGCGGATGCGAACACGCAAGAGACCTTCGGCGGTTATGTGTCGATCTACGACATCGAGGACGCGAAGGAGGACAAGGCGACGGTGCCGATCTATTACGAAAGCCGTCTGGCGAAGCTGGACATCAACCGCGAGGAGATCGACCGGCTGAACCAGGATGTGGAGGAGGTGATCGAGGACGAGGAGGATGTTTCCGCGAGGGAAAGCACCAAGGGCAAGTGGGCGGAGCTGGCGAAGCTGGTGGGCGCGAAGGAACGCGTGGAGGAGATCGCCGCGGATCTGGTGGAGCACTACGAGACGCGGACGAGCGTGCTGGAAGGCAAGGCGATGGTGGTGGCGATGAGCCGGGACATTTGCGTGAGCCTCTTCGATGAGATCACCCGGCTGCGCCCGGAGTGGGCGGGCACGAAGCTGACGAAGGACGGCAAGGATATCGGCTGGAACCCGGAGGACGGCGCGATCCGGATCGTGATGACGGGCACGGCATCGGATCGGCCGGGCTTGCAGGATCATGTGTATAGCAAGGGCCAGAAGAAACGGCTGGCGAAGCGGTTCAAGGATGCGAAGGATCCGCTGAAGCTGGTGATCGTGCGGGACATGTGGCTGACTGGATTTGACGCGCCGTGCTGCCACACGATGTATGTGGACAAGCCAATGGCGGGCCACAACCTGATGCAGGCGATCGCGCGGGTGAACCGGGTGTTCGCGGGCAAGGAAGGCGGGCTGGTGGTGGACTACATCGGGATCGCGGCGGAGCTGAAGAACGCGCTGAAGACCTACACGGATGCGAAGGGCAAGGGGACGCCGACCTTGAAGGCGGAGAAGGCGCTGGAAGTCCTGTTGGAAAAGCTGGATGTGCTGCGCGGGCTTTTCCATGGCTTCGACTACAGCAAGTTCGAAGGGACACCGGCGGAGGTGCTGGCCCTTCTCCCGGCGGCGGCGAACCATATCCTCGGCCTGGGCGACAAGAACGAGATCAACGGCAAGAAGCGGTTCCTCGATGCAATGGCGGCGGCGAACGTGGCGTATTCGTTGTGCTCGACGCTGGACGGGGCGAAGGAGCTCAAGAAGGAACTGGCGTTTCTGTCCGCGATCAGCGCGGTGCTGCGGAAATTCGATGGCGTGGACAAGAAGCGCAGCGCGGAGCAGAAGCACAGCGCGCTGAAGCAGATCCTCGACAACGCGGTGAAGGCGGAGGATGTGCAGGATATTTTCAAGATGGCCGGACTGGAGCGGCCGAACATCGGGCTGCTATCCGACGCCTTCCTGGAAGACGTGCGGCGGATGGAGAAGAAGAACCTGGCGGTGGAGTTGTTGGAGCGTTTGTTGCAAGGAAAGATCAAGGCGCAGACGCGGACGAACCTGGTGCAGGAAAAGAAGTACAGCGACCGCCTGATCGAGGCGCTGCGGAAGTATCACAACCGGATGATCGAAAGCTCGCAGGTGATCGAGGAGATGATCCAGATGGCGAAGGACATGCAGGAGGCGATGCTGCGCCACGAGGAGCTGGGCCTGAATCCCGATGAGGAGGCGTTTTACGATGCGCTGGCGGATCGTCCGGAGGTGCTGCTGAGCATGGGCGATGCGACTTTAAAGAAGCTGGCGAGCGAGCTGACGGAGAAGCTGCGAAACAGTACGACGGTGGACTGGCAGTTCCGGGACAGCGTGCGGGCGAAGATGCGGATTCTCATCAGGCAGCTGCTGAGGAAATACAAATATCCGCCGGAGGGGTGTGAGGAGGCGATTGCGCTTGTTCTGAAACAGGCCGAGGCACTGGCGGATGATTGGACGGGCAACTGA
- a CDS encoding DUF4230 domain-containing protein, translating into MWRTLRWLGIAALLTAALYLLVLRPFERAAAGTRATLEHSLDRVLAAVTNSNTRIVEGRAEIAETSEITELSLLEMRMSATRSFEKEDFMMKYLPLGTKKVILRGHYRVKAGYKLKPGISLRMDKGGPVASFPRAEILSVELIDFDVLSEENGWLNKVTPIDRAAVLRELREQMRLEAEKSGILETAESTLKTRLRDLLGTDSVKIEPRTP; encoded by the coding sequence ATGTGGCGCACCTTGCGCTGGCTTGGAATCGCGGCGCTGCTGACCGCGGCGCTTTACCTGCTGGTGCTGCGGCCGTTCGAGCGGGCCGCCGCGGGGACCCGCGCCACCTTGGAACACAGCCTGGACCGGGTGCTGGCCGCCGTGACGAACTCGAACACCCGCATCGTGGAGGGCCGCGCCGAGATCGCGGAAACCTCGGAGATCACCGAGCTTTCGCTGCTGGAGATGCGGATGAGCGCCACCCGCTCGTTCGAGAAAGAGGACTTCATGATGAAGTACCTGCCGCTGGGCACCAAGAAGGTGATCCTGCGCGGCCACTACCGGGTGAAGGCCGGCTACAAGCTGAAGCCCGGCATTTCGCTGCGCATGGACAAGGGCGGGCCGGTGGCGAGCTTCCCGCGCGCCGAGATCCTGTCGGTGGAGTTGATCGATTTCGACGTCCTCAGCGAGGAGAACGGCTGGTTGAACAAGGTCACGCCCATCGACCGCGCCGCGGTGCTGCGGGAGCTCCGCGAACAGATGCGGCTGGAAGCCGAGAAGAGCGGCATCCTCGAAACCGCCGAGTCCACCCTGAAAACGCGCCTGCGCGACCTGCTTGGCACCGATTCGGTGAAAATCGAGCCGCGGACGCCCTGA
- the miaB gene encoding tRNA (N6-isopentenyl adenosine(37)-C2)-methylthiotransferase MiaB, protein MPKVHIRTYGCQMNERDSEQVARMFTEGGYTVTAEEADADAILINTCSVRDQAEQKALGKMGLMGAHRRKKPHVVYGFMGCMAQSRGEELFERVPHLDVVVGTQKYHKVFEYVDTILQRRLETRMDDPAWSLIGTNVCDTAEEEGSQNAIRDHIPKDLQATAFVSIMQGCNMRCSFCIVPDTRGKERGRPIQDIVEEVKRLADRGVREITLLGQIVNLYGRTEFPKVEGKSPFVQLLEAVHDVRGIERIRFTSPHPIGYRDDLVAAFTYLPKLCSHIHFPMQSGSDRILKLMRRPYKNEKFVEICEKMKAARPGIAITTDIIVGFPGETEEDFQATVDTVKRLEFDNAFVFRYSKRKDTPAALMDGQLEESVKERRNQELLAVVDSFARAKHEALVGTVQQVLCEGVSKHNKERLHGRTPQNKILIFEGDPHKLTGQILDIQVEESTGFTLYGSVI, encoded by the coding sequence ATGCCAAAGGTCCACATCCGCACGTACGGTTGCCAGATGAACGAGCGCGACTCGGAACAAGTCGCGCGCATGTTCACCGAGGGCGGCTACACCGTCACCGCCGAGGAGGCGGACGCCGACGCCATCCTCATCAACACCTGCTCGGTCCGCGACCAGGCGGAACAGAAGGCGCTCGGCAAGATGGGCCTGATGGGCGCGCACCGCCGCAAGAAGCCCCACGTCGTCTACGGCTTCATGGGCTGCATGGCCCAGTCCCGCGGCGAGGAACTGTTCGAGCGCGTGCCGCACCTCGATGTCGTCGTCGGTACCCAGAAGTACCACAAGGTCTTCGAATACGTGGACACCATCCTCCAGCGCCGCCTGGAGACCCGCATGGACGATCCCGCGTGGTCGCTCATCGGCACCAATGTCTGCGACACCGCCGAGGAAGAGGGCTCCCAGAACGCCATCCGCGACCACATCCCGAAGGACCTCCAGGCCACCGCCTTCGTCTCCATCATGCAGGGCTGCAACATGCGCTGCTCCTTCTGCATCGTCCCGGACACCCGCGGCAAGGAACGCGGCCGCCCGATCCAGGACATCGTGGAGGAAGTGAAACGCCTCGCCGACCGCGGCGTGCGCGAGATCACCCTGCTCGGCCAGATCGTGAACCTCTACGGCCGCACCGAGTTCCCGAAGGTCGAGGGCAAGAGCCCGTTCGTGCAGCTCCTCGAGGCCGTCCACGACGTCCGCGGCATCGAGCGCATCCGCTTCACCTCGCCGCACCCGATCGGCTACCGCGATGACCTCGTCGCCGCCTTCACCTACCTGCCGAAGCTCTGTTCGCACATCCACTTCCCGATGCAGAGCGGCTCCGACCGCATCCTGAAGCTGATGCGCCGGCCGTACAAGAACGAGAAGTTCGTAGAGATCTGCGAGAAGATGAAGGCCGCCCGCCCGGGCATCGCCATCACCACCGACATCATCGTCGGCTTCCCCGGCGAGACCGAGGAGGACTTCCAGGCCACGGTCGATACCGTGAAGCGCCTCGAATTCGACAATGCCTTCGTCTTCCGCTACTCGAAGCGCAAGGACACCCCGGCCGCCCTCATGGACGGCCAGCTTGAGGAAAGCGTGAAGGAGCGCCGGAACCAGGAGCTGCTCGCCGTGGTGGACAGCTTCGCCCGCGCCAAGCACGAGGCCCTCGTCGGCACCGTCCAGCAGGTCCTCTGTGAAGGCGTCTCGAAGCACAACAAGGAGCGCCTCCACGGCCGCACTCCGCAGAACAAGATCCTCATCTTCGAAGGCGACCCCCACAAGCTCACCGGCCAGATCCTCGACATCCAGGTCGAGGAAAGCACGGGGTTCACGCTGTATGGGAGCGTGATTTGA